A region from the Acyrthosiphon pisum isolate AL4f chromosome A1, pea_aphid_22Mar2018_4r6ur, whole genome shotgun sequence genome encodes:
- the LOC100575859 gene encoding cytochrome P450 4C1-like isoform X2 — MWYLTVITLIAILVVIIMILRLEGRRKRALANKIPGPDGSIFIGMLPLFLQGPEQLMLNGVKLCQKYEKSLFKLWVLNNLYIVLTRPEDIEMVLTNPKLQKKSKEYLVLQESIMGQGIFSIDDIKKWKSNRKMVSGGFNFTITKSFIPIFYEESNVLDDILKQKCDLKSNECDISVPVSMATMEIIGRTALGVKFNAQNGGRHRFVENLQTVMHAWEYRVTHPWYLSKTLFQLSSVKKKHDQSQKIINEFTDEIIKKKLDELNQNANNKNKVETDDEDVCRKTKTVIEILLGNYHEMSHEQIRDELVTIMIGGQETTAMANACAIFMLAHHPDVQNKVFEELQSIFSTGDHNRPPTYEDLQQMEYLERVIKETLRIFPPLPVFGRSLEEEMKIGEHLCPAGSTLMVSPLFVHSSGQYYTDPEKFNPDNFLPDTCRGRHPYSFIPFSAGYRNCIGIKYGILQMKTVISTLVRKNTFSPSERCPTPKHLRVMFLSTLKFVDGCYVKIVPRTS; from the exons ATGTGGTATTTAACTGTTATTACTCTAATAGCAATATTGgtagtaataattatgatactgCGATTGGAAGGCAGAAGAAAAAGAGCATTGGCAAATAAAATACCCGGTCCCGATGGTTCGATTTTTATTGGCATGCTACCATTATTTCTACAAGGACCGGAACAACTTATGTTAAATGGAGTAAAACTGTGCCAAAA GTATGAgaaatctttatttaaattatgggtCTTAAATAATCTATACATTGTGCTCACGCGACCTGAAGATATAGAAATGGTCCTTACTAATCCAAAATTACAAAAGAAATCTAAAGAATACTTGGTTCTTCAAGAATCCATCATGGGTCAAGGAATATTTTCTAtcgatgatataaaaaaatggaaGAGTAACAG gaaaatGGTATCTGGAGGCTTCAattttacaattacaaaatcttttatacctatattttacgaAGAATCTAATGTCCTCGATGACATACTGAAACAAAAATGTGATTTGAAATCGAATGAGTGTGATATAAGTGTCCCTGTTAGCATGGCTACAATGGAAATTATTGGAAGGACTGCATTAGGTGTAAAATTTAATGCTCAAAATGGTGGTCGTCATCGATTTGTCGAAAATTTACAAACAGTCATGCAC GCATGGGAATATAGAGTTACACATCCGTGGTACTTGAGCAAAACATTATTCCAACTTTCATCAGTCAAAAAAAAACACGATCAAAGTCAAAAAATCATAAACGAGTTCACGgacgaaataattaaaaaaaaacttgatgaATTGAACCAAAAtgcgaataataaaaataaagtagaaaCAGATGACGAAGATGTTTGTCGGAAAACAAAAACAGTTATAGAAATTTTATTAGGAAACTATCATGAAATGTCACATGAGCAAATACGAGATGAACTTGTAACCATCATGATTg gagGACAAGAAACTACTGCTATGGCCAATGCATGTGCAATTTTTATGTTAGCTCATCATCCAGATGTACAGAACAag GTGTTTGAGGAATTGCAATCAATATTTTCGACCGGGGATCATAATAGACCACCAACATATGAAGATTTACAACAAATGGAATATCTAGAACGAGTGATCAAAGAAACATTACGAATTTTCCCTCCTTTGCCAGTGTTTGGTAGAAGTTTAGAAGAGGAAATGAAAATTGGAGAACATTTGTGTCCAGCcg gtTCAACACTGATGGTCAGTCCACTATTTGTACATTCGAGTGGCCAGTACTACACTGATCCAGAGAAGTTTAACCCAGACAATTTTTTGCCAGATACGTGCCGCGGCCGACATCCATATTCATTCATACCGTTCAGTGCGGGATACAGAAATTGTATTGGGATCAAATATGGCATACTCCAAATGAAAACCGTTATATCGACACTAGTgcggaaaaata